The nucleotide window CGCCCCACGCCAGCGCCCAGGGCCACAGGAGCGCCCAGTGCTCCCAGACCCGGCCCTCGGTCGAACCGATCAGCCACTGCACGACGCTCCCGAGTTCACCCGGCGCGACGAGCAGCACCATCGAGGTGAGCCCGGCGAGTACGGCGGAGACCAGGACCCCGTAGACCGCCGTCTCCTCGGGGTCGCTCTTGCGGCGCCCGGCGAGCAGCCACAGCAGTCCCGCCCCGGTGAAGCCGCCCAGACACGCGGCGACGACCACCGCCGCCGGAGACTCCCAGCCGGCCAGGCCCAGTCCGGTCGCGGTCACGGCTCCGAGTACGGCGCCGGGGGTGACGCCGGTGACCTCCGGTCCGGCCAGCGGGTTGCGCAGCGCGGACTGGAGCAGGAGACCGGCCAGGCCGAGGCTCGCGCCGGCACCGAGGGCGACGAGCGCGCGGGGCACCCGCAGCTGAAGCACGATGTGCCGGGCGGTGGAGTCCGCCTGGCCGGTCAGCACGTCCCACACCTGGCCGGCGGACGGGCTCCGCCCGGCGAACAGGCAGGCGCAGAACGTGACGGCCACGAGCAGCACGAGCAGGCCGAGCCTCGGCCCCGCTCCGAACGTGGCCGGTCCGCGCGGGTTCCCGGGCGCCCGTGTCCCTACAGCAGTCGGTACGCTCACCGTCCTCCTCCCACCATGACGTCACTCCCTTCGGACGCCTGCCGCGAGGGCCTGTCGCGCCGGATGCGCATCAGTGCCACGCCTGCCGGAACCCCGAGCAGCGCGGTCCACGCGCCGACCGGCGTCTCGACCGGCGCCAGCGCGAGCCGGGCAGGCTGGTCCGCGCACAGCACGACCAGCGCACCGCACAGGGCCGACCACGGCAGCAGGCTCAGGGCTTCCGACCCCGGTCGGATCCTTCGCGCCAGCTGCGGGGCGAGGAAGCCGACCCAGGCGACCGGACCGCAGACCGCCACGACCGGGGCGATCAGCACGATCGCGAGGGCCAGGGCACCGAAGCGGGCCCACCGGACACGTACGCCCAGGGCCCGGGCGTCGTCGTCGCCGAGGCGCAGCACACCGAGGACCGGAGCGCACAGCACCAGCGCGGGCACCGCGACGAGCAGCCAGGGCCCGAGGCCCACCACGTCGTCCCAGGTGCGGGCGGACAGACTGCCCAGCAGGTAGCGGTAGATCAGCTGGAGGTCCAGTTGGTCAGCCAGCACCATCAGCACCAGAAGCCCGGCCTGCAGTGCCGCCGACACGGCCGCCCCGGTCAGGAGCACGGCGGAGGGGCTGCGCCCGAATCCCGCCGCGACGAGCGTGAGCACCCCGCCGAACACCGCACCGCCGAGCGCGAGCAGAGGCTGCGCCGCGGCGGGGACCGAGAGCGCCAGCACCAGGGGCGCGGCGACGCCAAGGGCGGCGCCCGAGGAGACGCCGATCATCTCCGGCACCGCGAGGGGGTTGCGCAGCGCTTCCTGGAGCACCAGGCCCGCGGCTCCCAGACAGGCTCCGGCGGTGACTGCGAGGACCAGCCGGGGCAGCCGGAGTTCGGTCAGGATGACCGCCTCCAGGCCGTCCCCGGTCAGCGCCGCGGGCAGCTGGTGCGGTGCCACGTACGGCGTACCGAGGCAGAGCGCGACACCGGCGGCGGCCACCAGGAGGGCGAGAGCGCCCGCCAGTTGACGTATCACCGCAGGGCGGCCGTTGCCTCGTCGAGGACGATGCCGAGCGAACGGGTCCCCCGCCCCTTGGCCCAGACCTCGGAGTTCACCTCGACGACCTTGTCGTTCCTCACGGCCGGGATGCGCGACCAGAGCGGGTTGTCGGCGAGCTTGGCGGAGAGCTTCCCGTCCGAGGCGCCGAAGGAGAGCGTCTCGACGAAGAGCACGTCGACATCGCGGGCGAGGATCTCCTCCAGGCTGTAGCTGCCCTCGACGCCGCGCCCCTTCCAGGGATACGAGGAGATCTTCGGGAAGAGCCCGGCGGCGACGTCGTTCTTCGGCGTCGCCACACCGAAGTTCTCGTCACTGCCGAAGATGATCAGCGCGGTCTTGTCGCTCTTGTTCCTCTCCGCCGCGGCGAGCTTCGTCCGCAGCCGCTTCTCAGCCGCCTCGGCCTGCTCCGTACGGCCGGTCAGCGCGGCCAGGTTCCGCAGATAGCCGACGCTGTCCTCCCAGGTGGAGGGCTGGACCGGCCAGAAGGTGGTCGCACCCTTCAGGGCGGGGGCGAGCTTGCCGTGCGTGTCCTCCAGGCCGATGACGAGATCCGGCTCGTGCGACAGGATCGCCTCGGCCTCCGGGCTGATGAAGCCACCGGGGATCACCGGAATCCGGCCCGCCCGCTCGGGGCCCAGGAACGCCGGGTGGGCGAGCAGCGTGGAGTTGCTGGCCGTCGGGGTCATCCCCAGCTCGGCGAGCATGTCGTCGCACAGGGCGACGAGGCACACCACGCGCTTCGGCTGCCGCTCGGCGGTGATGGTGACGCCCTGGGCGTCGGTGATCGTGTGCGACGCCTCGACGGGCCGGACGTCCACGGACGTGCTCGGACCGGAGTCGTCCGCACCGGCCCTGCCTGGCGCGGGCTCCTCGGTGGCGCCGCATCCCACCAGGAACGACCCCATCACGATGGCCGCCGCCCACCGGCGGATTCCTCTTGCTGCGCGCGACATGACGTGCCCTCTGTTCCTGTTGATGGCCGGGACCACTGACCGGTGCCGAGGGGGCCGTCCCGGACCGGCCTCTCCCCACCGAGATTTAGACATGATAATCATTATCAAAGCAAGTCCCGTCCGCCGCCCAGCCCCCGGAGACCGCCCCATGCCCCTCGGACCGCGCCTGATCGTCGCCGACCAAGTAGCCGGACACATCAGGGTCGTCGACCTGCGCGACGGCCGTACGACAGCCCGGCTCGACGGGCGGCATCCCGCAGAGCACGCGGGCTTCCTCGCCCTTCCGCACGACCGCACCGCCTGCGTGGACGACCGGGCGGGCGAGCTGCTGATCCTCGATCCGTACGGGCCGGACTCGGGCCGCCCGCTCGTCGAACGCCGGATACCGGTCGCGGTGCCCGCCGAGCACCTGGCCGCCGACCCCACCGGCCGCCTGATCGCCGTCACCACCGGGCTCGGCCGCAACTGGTCCGCCTGGTCCGACCAGTTGACCGCCGTCGACCTGGCGGACGTGCGGGGTGCGGGGGCCGTGCGCGTACGGACCCGGGCCGGCGAACCGGGGGTCACGGTCACCGGACCCGCGGAGGATCCGATGGTCGTGCTGCGTCACCGGGAGCCCGGCGAGCTGACCGCCTACCGGCACTCCGCCCTCATGGCGGCCGCCCCCTCGTGCCCGCCCGCCGAACCCGTATCGACCCTTCCTCTCGGCGACGACGACGGGCACGGCGACGCCTACGACCCCCTGACGGGCCGGGTGTTCGCCGCCGCCGGCTCGGGGGTCCACCGGTCCTGTCCGGACGGGGACGTACTCCTGCGCGGTACGACCCTCCCCTGGGCGGCCGGCGGACGCGACGGGGGCCGCGGCTACTACCTGAGACTCGATGCCGCACACCGGATGCTCTGGTCCTGCGTACGCGGCGGCCCCGGGGCGCCCGAGAGCTGGCCGGACTGGACCAACGACGCCTGGTGGCACCACCTGGACACGGGCGGGACCGGCCGGCTGGACCTCGGACCCGGCCTGGTCTTCCGCCTGGCGGTGGCGGCGGACCATGTCGCCTTCAGCCGCGTCCACCCCGACGGCGACGAGCTCGTCCTCGTCTCCACCGGGGGTCGCACTCCTGCCGTCAGCGCGCGGTTGCCGCTGCCCCCCATGGCGGGCGCGCCGCGCCGGGGCGGCACCCCGTGGGACGGCGTCCAGCGCCGCGCCGTCGCGGCCTCGCCCGGCGGGTCCTTGATCGCCGTATCGCGCGGGGGTCACGGCGAGGTCCATGTCTTCGACGCCGCGACAGCCCGGCAGACCGCGCTCGTCACCGTGCCGACCCGACTGGACGAGGGCGGGCTGCTGGCACTGATGGAACCCGGCGACGGGGCATACCACGATCCGGTCGGCCGCTGACACAGGCGGCCCGCACCCCGGCGGGGGTGCGGGCCGCCGCGCTCAGCCGGGCACCGGCCCCGTCACCAGGACGACTTGGTGACTCCCGGCAGGAATCCCGCGTGCGCCTGCTCGCGCATCCGCACCCGGGACAGCCCGAACTTCCGCAGGTGCCCCCGGGGCCTGCCGTCCACGGAGTCACGGTTACGGACCCTGGTGGCACTCGCGTCACGGGGCTGAGCACGCAACTCCGCGACCGCTGAGGCCCGTTCGGCGTCGGTCGAGGCCGGCCGCCGGACGATCTCCTTCAGCTCGGCCCGCCGGGCCGCGTACCGCGCGACGACGCCCTTGCGCTTCTCGTTCTGCGCGATCTTGCTCTTCTTGGCCATCAGAGCTTCACTCCCCGCGCCCGAATACGGGCCACGGCGGCCTCGATGCCGATGATGTCGATGGCCTTGATGGCCCTGGCGCTGAGGGTCAGGCGCACATAGCGGCCCTCGCTCGGAAGCCAGTAGCGCTTGCGCTGGATGTTCGGGTCGAAGCGGCGCGAGGTACGCCGGTGCGAGTGGGAAATGCTGTTGCCGAAGCCCGGCTGGGCGCCGGTCAGCTGACAGTGGGCGGACATGGGTCTACCTGCTCTCTACGGACGGAATCTTAACGATAATGGAAACCATTCCCACATAGTAGCCCGCAGCGTTACGGACGGCCGGCTCGGCTCAGCGCGGACGCCATGGTCAAGGACTTCAAGCAGCGTGGTGTGCCCATCGACTGCGTGGGCTTCCAGAGCCACTTCAACAGCCAGTCCCCCGTCCCCGCCGACTACCAGCCGACGAGAAGACGCAAGGGCCCTTCGCGGGCGGGTTGTCCCACCGCCCGCGAAGGGCCCTTGCCACCCGTATGTGTGCCGGGCTACGGCGCGTCCGCCAGGATCTCCGTCGCCACCTCCATGTGCAGCCGCCGGGTGTGGTCGACCGTGCGCACCGGCCCGGTCAGGGTGACCCGGGCCGTCAGGCGCGCGTCGGTGCTCGACGCGCTCAGCCGCAGTTCGAGATCACCCGGTTCGACGATCCGGTGGCCGTCACGGCCAGTGAAGGACGCGAGGTCCGCCGGAACCCTCGCCCGCACCCTCGCCGCCTGCCCCGGAAGGAGGTCGAGGCGCACGTAACCGATGAGGCGCTGCACCGGCTGGACGACGGAGGCGACCGGGTCGTTGAGATACACCTGGAGCACCTCGGTCCCCGCCCGCCCACCGGTGTTGCGGATGGTGCAGGAGAGTGCGAACTCCCCGTCCGTGGGCGCCCGGCCGTGCTCCACGACGAGGTCGCTCCACTCGAAGCGGGTGTACGTCAGACCGTGGCCGAACCCGAACGCCGGCGTCGGGTCGATGCTGGACACATCGCTGGAGTGGCCGAGCCGCGACGCCAGATACGTGGACGGCTGGGAGCCCGGATGGCGCGGCACGCTGACGGGCAGCCGGCCCGACGGCGCGGTCCGGCCGCTGAGCACCGAGGCGATGGCCGTCGTCCCCTCCTCACCGGGGAAGAACGACTGCACGACGGCGGCGGCCCGCTCCACCGCGCTCCCGAGGGCGTAGGGGCGCCCGGCGAGCAGGGTGACGACGACCGGGGTGCCCGTGCCGAGGAGGGCGTCGAGCAACTGCTGCTGCACACCGGGCAGTGCCAGGTCCTCGGCGTCACACCCCTCTCCGCTCGTGCCGCGCCCGAAGAGCCCGGCCCGGTCGCCGAGCGCGACGATCACGAGGTCGGCGCCCGCGGCCAGTCCGGCGGCTTCGGCGAAGCCGTCGGTGTCGGAGCCGTCGATGTCCGCGCCTCGGGCGGTGACGATCTCGCAGTGCGGGAACTCCGCCGCCAACGCCGCCCGAAGTGTGGGGAGTTCGATGCCGAACGGTGTCTCCGGGTGCTGGCCGCCGACGTGGACCGGGAAGGCGTAGCAGCCGAGGACCGCGGTGGGGGTGTCGGCGTTGGGCCCGATCAGCGCGATGCGGGCGGGAGGCGTCGCCAGGGGCAGCGTGCCGTCGTTGCTCAGCAGCACGACGGCCTGCTCGGCTACGCGGCGGGCGAGTGCGCGGTTCCCGTCGGTGTCGAGCCGGACGGTTCCGCGCAGCGCTCCCGACCGCTCTGTGCCCGGTGCCATCCCGGACAGCGCCGGGGACACCGGACTCCAGTCCGGGTCCAGCAGCCCCAACCGGGCTTTCTGGACGAGCACGCGGCGTACCGCTCGGTCCACCAGGGCCTCGGGTACGAGACCCTCCTCGATCGCCTCGCTCAGCGGGCTGCCGAACGCCTTGACGGTCGGCAGCTCCACGTCCACGCCCGCGCCGAGCGCGGCACCGGCCGCCTCACCGAAGGTTCCCGCCACACCGTGCAGCGTCTTCAGGAACGCGATGCCGAAGTAGTCGGCGACGACGGTCCCCTCGAAGCCCCAGGTGTCGCGCAGCAGGCCGGTAAGCAGTGGTCCGTCGGCCGCGGAGGGTATCCCGTCGGTGTCGGTGTAGGCGTGCATGACGGACCGTACGCCGCTTTCGCGTACGGCCATCTCGAACGGCGTCAGGATGATGTCGGCCCGCTCGCGCGCCCCCATGCCGACGGGCGCGAGGTTGCGGCCCGCCCGTGAGGCGGAGTACCCGGCGAAGTGCTTGAGCGTGGCGACGACACCGGCCGACTCCAGGCCCCGCACGTACGCGGTGGCGACCGTGCCCACCAGGTAGGGGTCCTCGCCGATCGTCTCCTCGACGCGGCCCCAGCGTGCGTCGCGTACGACGTCGAGGACCGGGGCGAGGCCCTGGTGCACGCCGACGGAACGCATGTCGCGGCCGATCGCGGCGGCCATCTCACGGACCAGTTCCGGATGGAAGGTGGCACCCCAGGACAGGGGTACCGGGTAGGCGGTGGCACCCCAGGTGGCGAAGCCCGCGAGGCATTCCTCGTGGGCGAGCGCCGGGATGCCGAATCGATTCGCTCCGGCGATCCGCTCCTGGGTGCGCGACAGCGAGAGCGCTCCCACGGCCGCGTCGACCGGCGCCGTTCCGAATGGGCGGGTCAGCTGCCCGAGGCCGTACGGAAGGAGGTCGTCGAGGGCGACGGCCTCCTCCATGTCGTGCTGGAACGGGGCGACTTCGGCGCCCTCGTCGGACGCGCCCACCCAGACGCCGAAGAGCTGGGAGATCTTCTCCTGGAGGGTCATCGCGGCGATCAGGGCATCGGCCCTGGCCTCCGGAGCGAGCGTGGGATCGCGCCACGGCGTGGTGCGGTGGTCCGTGGCGCCGGATGCCGGCGCCCGGGAGTCGGTGGTCTCGGCGGGTGTCGGCACGCCGGCGCGGTCGATGTTGGCGGTCACTTTCCTCCGACTCCCATCAGCCCCTGGACCAGGGCACGACGGGCGAACAGGTAGACGATCAGGATGGGGAGCATGGAAAGGACGACCGCGGCGAGCAGCCCGGGGGTGTCGACTCCGTGTTCCGTCTGGAAGTCGTAGAGCCCCATGGTGATCACCTTGGTCTCCGCGGACTGCGTCAGGACGAGGGGGAAGAGGAAGCCGTTCCACGCCTGGAGCGCGGAGAAGACGATGATCGTCGAGACGCCGCTCCTGGACAGCGGCAGCACCAGCTGGAAGAAGACCCGCCGGGAGGAGGCACCGTCGATCGTCATCGCCTCGTACAGATCGGGGGTGATGTCACGCATCACGCCCGTGAGGATCAGCGCGCACACCGGCATCGCGAAGGCCGCGGTCGGCAGGATGACGCCGATGAGGTTGTCGTAGAGGCCGGCCTCGCTGATGACGAAGAACATCGGGACGACGACCGCCTGCGAGGGGATCGCCAGGCCGAGGAGGAACAGCCGGAACACCGTGGTGGTGGCCCGGCCCCGGCTCCTGACGATGGTGTACGCCAGGGGCGGGACGAGGAGCACGACGATGCCCACCACGCACATGGTGACGATCACCGTGTTGAGGAAGTACTGCGCGAAACCGCTGTTGAGGTCGTTGATGTAGTTGTCGAGCGTGAAGTGCTCGGGGAAGGCCAGCGGGCCGTTCGCCGCGTAGTCGGGGCGCGACTGGAACGTGGCGACGAGCATCACGTACAGCGGCAGCCCGACGACGAGGAGCCAGACCAGCGAGCCGAAACCGGCGAAGTAGTTGGGACGGTTCCTGCTCACAGTCCCTCCATGGTGCTGCGCATCTTGTCGTAGCCCGAGAGCCGCACCACGATCAGCGAGATGAGCGTGGAGACGAGGACGAGGAGGAGGGCGATGGCGGACGCCGCTCCGTAGTCGAAGCTCTTGAACGCCTTCTGGTACATGTAGTAGGCGCTGATGGTCGTGTCGCTGCCCGGTCCGCCCTGGGTCAGGATGAGCACGGTGTCGAAGGTCGTGAGTCCGCCGACCACCATCAGGATCATGGAGGTGATGATCGAGTTGCGCAGCTGAGGCAGCGTGATGTGGAAGAACTGCCGCACCGTGCCGGCGCCGTCGATCTGCGCCGCCTGGTAGAGGACCTGCGGCACCGCGCGGGCCGCGCCCTGGTAGATCAGTGTGTGCAGCGGGGTGAACTGCCAGGTGCTGACGAAGACCAGGACGCCGATCGCACTGGACTGCATCCCGAACAGGTTGCCGTCGCCGAAGAGCCACTTCGCCTGGGCGGGAACCCCGAAGTTGGGGTCCAGGACGGCGCGCCACAGGACGGACACGGCCGCGATGGACAGCAGCATCGGGACGAAGTAGATGGCCGAGAGGACGGCCCGGTTGCGCTGGTGCCCCGCCGCCCAGACGCCGAGCAGGATGCTCAGCGGGGTCTGGACGACGACCCCGAGCAGGGTGAGCAGGACGCTCAGCCAGAGGCTCTTGATCATGACCGGGTCGTCGAGGAGCTTCCTCCAGTTGTCGAGCCCGGCGAACTCGGGGTCGCTCAGACCGTCCCAGCTGGCGAAGGAGAGTACGGCGACCATGACGAGCGGGACGATGGCGAAGAGGCCGAAGAAGACGGCGGCGGGGGCCGCCCAGAGGAATCCCGGGCGGCCCGCTCCGATGCCGGACGGGCCGGCCCTCCTGACCTTCTCGCTGCGCGTGGCGGCTGTGGCAGGTGGGGTCATGTCATGTGTTCCGGGTCCGGATGTCAGGGAGCTCACGAGGTCGGCAGTGCCTGCATGGCCTCGATGAAGGCGTCCTCGTCCATCGAGCCGTTGAAGAACTGCTGGAGGGACTGGTGCATCGTGGTGGCCGCCGACTGGGGGTACGCCTGGTCCCAGGAGAGCTGGAACGCCGGGGCCGCCTTGACCAGGTCGTACTGGAACTTCGCGAACTCGGGGCTGGCCGCGGTGTCCAGGAAGCCTTCGGTGTTCGTCGTGGTCGGCAGGTTCCCGACGCCCAGCTGGGCCTTGACGAACTGGTCCGAGTACATGAGCTTCAGGAACTCGGCGACGGCCCGCGGGTGCTTCGTCTTCTTGTGGACCGAGTAGAAGTTGTTCGTGTTGCCGACGATGTTCGCCTGGTCGCCCTTGCCGCCCTCGACCGACGGGAAGGCGCTGTAGCCGAGGTCGTTCTCGGCGAACTCGGGGTGCGCGTCCTGCTGGGTCGAGTACTCCCACGAACCCATCAGCTCGAACGCGGCCTTACCGGTGGCCAGTAGCGTGGGAGATCCCTGGTCGGTGAACTTCACGGAGTCGTAGTTGGTGCCGAACGCCCCGGAGTCCACCAGCTCCTTGATCATGCCGAGCGCCTTCCTGCTGTCCGGGCTCGCCCAGGCGTCCTGGTCGCCGTCCAGGGCCTTCTGGAAGAGCTCCGGGCCGGCGATGCGGTCGTAGAGGTACTCGAACCACATCAGTGTCGGCCACCGGTCACCGCCGCCCAGCGCGATCGGGGTGACGCCGTCGGCCTTCAGCGCCTTGACCGCCGCCAGCAGGTCGTCCCAGGTCTTCGGCGGCTCTACGCCGGCCTCTTTGAGGACCTTGCCGTTGTTGAACAGCAGCACCGGCTGGGTCCCGCGCATCGGGACGCCGTACGACGTACCGTCGAGCACCGCGCTGTTGAACACGGACGGCAGGAACTTCGCCTTGAGGTCGGGCTCCTTGGCGATGAAGGGGTCCAGCGGGAGCAGCAGGCCGGCATCGACGAACGGCTTGATGCTGCCGCCGCCCCAGTTGAAGAAGACGTCCGGCGCCTGCTTGCTGCTGATAATCGTCTGCAGTTTGGCCTGGTAGTCGGCGCCCGGGATCGTATCCAGGACGGCCTTCACCTTCGAGGTCTTGTTGAAGGTGGCGACGAGCTCCTTCTCCACCTTGTTCGTCGCGTCCCCGTAGACCAGGACGTGGATGGTGTCGTCGCCGCCGGCCGCGTCGGAGCCCCCTCCGCACGCGGACAGGGACAGCACCAGGGCCAGCGCGGCACCACCGACGACAACGGTCCGCGAGAACCGTGCGCGTTGCTTCATCGACTCGCCTCTCGAAACATTTTCGGTACGATTACCGAAACTTCCTGAGTCGGGACGCTAGGACCCCTCACCTGGGGGGTCAACCCTCGGTCTCCGCGTTACCAAAGCGTTACGCCTCGGCGGCGGTTGTTCCGTGCTTTATGCTCCTCGCCATGCGCGATGACGAGGAAATGGGCCGTATCACCCTTGCCCAGGTGGCCCAGCAGGCCGGCGTCTCCATTTCGACAGTTTCGAAGGTCCTCAACGGGCGGCAGGACGTGGCTCCCCCGACGAGGGTCAAGGTGGAGCGCCTGCTGGAGACGCATGCGTACCGGCGCACCACGCGGTCGGCCCGCGAGGCACCGCTCATCGAGATCGTGTTCCACGAGCTGGAGAGCATCTGGGCGATGGAGCTGATCCGGGGGGTGGAGAACGTCGCCAAGGCGCACAACGCCGGCGTCGTCCTCACCGAGAGCGGAACCC belongs to Streptomyces finlayi and includes:
- a CDS encoding beta-xylosidase/alpha-l-arabinosidase, which gives rise to MTANIDRAGVPTPAETTDSRAPASGATDHRTTPWRDPTLAPEARADALIAAMTLQEKISQLFGVWVGASDEGAEVAPFQHDMEEAVALDDLLPYGLGQLTRPFGTAPVDAAVGALSLSRTQERIAGANRFGIPALAHEECLAGFATWGATAYPVPLSWGATFHPELVREMAAAIGRDMRSVGVHQGLAPVLDVVRDARWGRVEETIGEDPYLVGTVATAYVRGLESAGVVATLKHFAGYSASRAGRNLAPVGMGARERADIILTPFEMAVRESGVRSVMHAYTDTDGIPSAADGPLLTGLLRDTWGFEGTVVADYFGIAFLKTLHGVAGTFGEAAGAALGAGVDVELPTVKAFGSPLSEAIEEGLVPEALVDRAVRRVLVQKARLGLLDPDWSPVSPALSGMAPGTERSGALRGTVRLDTDGNRALARRVAEQAVVLLSNDGTLPLATPPARIALIGPNADTPTAVLGCYAFPVHVGGQHPETPFGIELPTLRAALAAEFPHCEIVTARGADIDGSDTDGFAEAAGLAAGADLVIVALGDRAGLFGRGTSGEGCDAEDLALPGVQQQLLDALLGTGTPVVVTLLAGRPYALGSAVERAAAVVQSFFPGEEGTTAIASVLSGRTAPSGRLPVSVPRHPGSQPSTYLASRLGHSSDVSSIDPTPAFGFGHGLTYTRFEWSDLVVEHGRAPTDGEFALSCTIRNTGGRAGTEVLQVYLNDPVASVVQPVQRLIGYVRLDLLPGQAARVRARVPADLASFTGRDGHRIVEPGDLELRLSASSTDARLTARVTLTGPVRTVDHTRRLHMEVATEILADAP
- the rpsN gene encoding 30S ribosomal protein S14, yielding MAKKSKIAQNEKRKGVVARYAARRAELKEIVRRPASTDAERASAVAELRAQPRDASATRVRNRDSVDGRPRGHLRKFGLSRVRMREQAHAGFLPGVTKSSW
- a CDS encoding FecCD family ABC transporter permease; amino-acid sequence: MFAGRSPSAGQVWDVLTGQADSTARHIVLQLRVPRALVALGAGASLGLAGLLLQSALRNPLAGPEVTGVTPGAVLGAVTATGLGLAGWESPAAVVVAACLGGFTGAGLLWLLAGRRKSDPEETAVYGVLVSAVLAGLTSMVLLVAPGELGSVVQWLIGSTEGRVWEHWALLWPWALAWGVASCALAAPLTLLRCGDEQATAAGLAVGRARGAALVGAVALTAGAVSAVGALGFVGLLVPHLALAVFGADLRTTLPGAALIGAVVVCGADAAAQVLSRLLVEGLGAERMTVPAGALTTCVGAVLLLVVARRHGAGQV
- a CDS encoding ABC transporter substrate-binding protein; its protein translation is MSRAARGIRRWAAAIVMGSFLVGCGATEEPAPGRAGADDSGPSTSVDVRPVEASHTITDAQGVTITAERQPKRVVCLVALCDDMLAELGMTPTASNSTLLAHPAFLGPERAGRIPVIPGGFISPEAEAILSHEPDLVIGLEDTHGKLAPALKGATTFWPVQPSTWEDSVGYLRNLAALTGRTEQAEAAEKRLRTKLAAAERNKSDKTALIIFGSDENFGVATPKNDVAAGLFPKISSYPWKGRGVEGSYSLEEILARDVDVLFVETLSFGASDGKLSAKLADNPLWSRIPAVRNDKVVEVNSEVWAKGRGTRSLGIVLDEATAALR
- a CDS encoding carbohydrate ABC transporter permease is translated as MTPPATAATRSEKVRRAGPSGIGAGRPGFLWAAPAAVFFGLFAIVPLVMVAVLSFASWDGLSDPEFAGLDNWRKLLDDPVMIKSLWLSVLLTLLGVVVQTPLSILLGVWAAGHQRNRAVLSAIYFVPMLLSIAAVSVLWRAVLDPNFGVPAQAKWLFGDGNLFGMQSSAIGVLVFVSTWQFTPLHTLIYQGAARAVPQVLYQAAQIDGAGTVRQFFHITLPQLRNSIITSMILMVVGGLTTFDTVLILTQGGPGSDTTISAYYMYQKAFKSFDYGAASAIALLLVLVSTLISLIVVRLSGYDKMRSTMEGL
- a CDS encoding carbohydrate ABC transporter permease, producing the protein MSRNRPNYFAGFGSLVWLLVVGLPLYVMLVATFQSRPDYAANGPLAFPEHFTLDNYINDLNSGFAQYFLNTVIVTMCVVGIVVLLVPPLAYTIVRSRGRATTTVFRLFLLGLAIPSQAVVVPMFFVISEAGLYDNLIGVILPTAAFAMPVCALILTGVMRDITPDLYEAMTIDGASSRRVFFQLVLPLSRSGVSTIIVFSALQAWNGFLFPLVLTQSAETKVITMGLYDFQTEHGVDTPGLLAAVVLSMLPILIVYLFARRALVQGLMGVGGK
- a CDS encoding ABC transporter substrate-binding protein, with the translated sequence MKQRARFSRTVVVGGAALALVLSLSACGGGSDAAGGDDTIHVLVYGDATNKVEKELVATFNKTSKVKAVLDTIPGADYQAKLQTIISSKQAPDVFFNWGGGSIKPFVDAGLLLPLDPFIAKEPDLKAKFLPSVFNSAVLDGTSYGVPMRGTQPVLLFNNGKVLKEAGVEPPKTWDDLLAAVKALKADGVTPIALGGGDRWPTLMWFEYLYDRIAGPELFQKALDGDQDAWASPDSRKALGMIKELVDSGAFGTNYDSVKFTDQGSPTLLATGKAAFELMGSWEYSTQQDAHPEFAENDLGYSAFPSVEGGKGDQANIVGNTNNFYSVHKKTKHPRAVAEFLKLMYSDQFVKAQLGVGNLPTTTNTEGFLDTAASPEFAKFQYDLVKAAPAFQLSWDQAYPQSAATTMHQSLQQFFNGSMDEDAFIEAMQALPTS
- a CDS encoding FecCD family ABC transporter permease, whose product is MIRQLAGALALLVAAAGVALCLGTPYVAPHQLPAALTGDGLEAVILTELRLPRLVLAVTAGACLGAAGLVLQEALRNPLAVPEMIGVSSGAALGVAAPLVLALSVPAAAQPLLALGGAVFGGVLTLVAAGFGRSPSAVLLTGAAVSAALQAGLLVLMVLADQLDLQLIYRYLLGSLSARTWDDVVGLGPWLLVAVPALVLCAPVLGVLRLGDDDARALGVRVRWARFGALALAIVLIAPVVAVCGPVAWVGFLAPQLARRIRPGSEALSLLPWSALCGALVVLCADQPARLALAPVETPVGAWTALLGVPAGVALMRIRRDRPSRQASEGSDVMVGGGR
- the rpmB gene encoding 50S ribosomal protein L28, which produces MSAHCQLTGAQPGFGNSISHSHRRTSRRFDPNIQRKRYWLPSEGRYVRLTLSARAIKAIDIIGIEAAVARIRARGVKL